The following proteins are co-located in the Camelina sativa cultivar DH55 chromosome 12, Cs, whole genome shotgun sequence genome:
- the LOC104732718 gene encoding cysteine--tRNA ligase 1, cytoplasmic-like isoform X1 produces the protein MGEVTELIHQGGLKLKDLLRLFSFRDGCLVLSLFQLTLLKQLLLRYLRHLGYEVTYVRNFTDVDDKVIDRANKCGENSLALSSRFCEEYLVDMASLQCLLPTHQPRVSDHMELIIKMIEKIIENGCGYAVGGDVFFSVDKSPNYGQLSGQRLDHTQAGKRVAVDSRKRNPADFALWKAAKTGEPSWESPWGPGRPGWHIECSAMSAHYLSPRFDIHGGGADLKFPHHENEIAQTCAACEDSGVSYWLHNGHVTNNNVKMGKSLNNFYTIREITAKYHPLALRHFLMSAQYRSPLNYLVWQLEGSSDDFVSRYLPAYKAYLPTLYTEGPSGSDPDRVLAIDIDEERNPILAN, from the exons ATGGGAGAGGTGACAGAGCTGATTCATCAAGGTGGCCTGAAGTTGAAGGACCTCTTACG GTTATTCTCTTTCAGGGATGGATGCTTGGTTTTAAGCCTCTTCCAGCTGACGTTGTTAAAGCAGTTGCTCCTCAG ATACTTACGGCACTTGGGTTATGAGGTTACTTATGTTCGGAATTTTACTGATGTTGATGACAAG GTGATTGACAGAGCTAACAAGTGTGGAGAGAACTCATTAGCTTTGAGTAGTCGCTTTTGCGAGGAGTATCTTGTAGATATGGCTTCTCTTCAGTGCCTTCTTCCCACTCACCAGCCTCGTGTCAGTGACCATATGGAGCTCATTATTAAGATGATTGAAAag ATCATTGAGAACGGGTGTGGGTATGCAGTGGGTGGTGATGTGTTCTTCTCTGTTGATAAATCACCAAATTACGGTCAATTATCTGGGCAACGGCTGGATCATACTCAAGCTGGTAAGCGTGTTGCTGTTGACTCAAGAAAGCGCAATCCTGCTGACTTTGCATTATGGAAG GCTGCAAAAACTGGTGAACCAAGTTGGGAGAGCCCTTGGGGTCCAGGAAGACCAGGATGGCACATTGAGTGCAGCGCCATGAGTGCTCATTACCTGTCTCCGAGATTTGATATTCATGGTGGTGGTGCAGACCTGAAATTCCCGCACCATGAGAATGAGATTGCACAGACATGTGCTGCTTGTGAAGATAGTGGTGTGAGTTATTGGTTACATAACGGACATGTAACCAACAACAATGTGAAGATGGGGAAATCTCTGAACAACTTTTATACGATCAGAGAG ATAACGGCAAAGTATCATCCACTGGCTTTGAGACACTTCTTGATGAGTGCACAGTACCGTTCCCCTCTGAACTATTTGGTGTGGCAGCTAGAGGGTTCATCAGATGACTTTGTGTCGCGGTATTTGCCGGCGTATAAGGCCTATCTTCCAACTCTTTACACGGAAGGACCAAGCGGCTCGGACCCAGACCGTGTCCTTGCGATAGATATCGATGAAGAAAGGAACCCGATACTTGCAAACTGA
- the LOC104732718 gene encoding cysteine--tRNA ligase 1, cytoplasmic-like isoform X2: MGEVTELIHQGGLKLKDLLRDGCLVLSLFQLTLLKQLLLRYLRHLGYEVTYVRNFTDVDDKVIDRANKCGENSLALSSRFCEEYLVDMASLQCLLPTHQPRVSDHMELIIKMIEKIIENGCGYAVGGDVFFSVDKSPNYGQLSGQRLDHTQAGKRVAVDSRKRNPADFALWKAAKTGEPSWESPWGPGRPGWHIECSAMSAHYLSPRFDIHGGGADLKFPHHENEIAQTCAACEDSGVSYWLHNGHVTNNNVKMGKSLNNFYTIREITAKYHPLALRHFLMSAQYRSPLNYLVWQLEGSSDDFVSRYLPAYKAYLPTLYTEGPSGSDPDRVLAIDIDEERNPILAN; the protein is encoded by the exons ATGGGAGAGGTGACAGAGCTGATTCATCAAGGTGGCCTGAAGTTGAAGGACCTCTTACG GGATGGATGCTTGGTTTTAAGCCTCTTCCAGCTGACGTTGTTAAAGCAGTTGCTCCTCAG ATACTTACGGCACTTGGGTTATGAGGTTACTTATGTTCGGAATTTTACTGATGTTGATGACAAG GTGATTGACAGAGCTAACAAGTGTGGAGAGAACTCATTAGCTTTGAGTAGTCGCTTTTGCGAGGAGTATCTTGTAGATATGGCTTCTCTTCAGTGCCTTCTTCCCACTCACCAGCCTCGTGTCAGTGACCATATGGAGCTCATTATTAAGATGATTGAAAag ATCATTGAGAACGGGTGTGGGTATGCAGTGGGTGGTGATGTGTTCTTCTCTGTTGATAAATCACCAAATTACGGTCAATTATCTGGGCAACGGCTGGATCATACTCAAGCTGGTAAGCGTGTTGCTGTTGACTCAAGAAAGCGCAATCCTGCTGACTTTGCATTATGGAAG GCTGCAAAAACTGGTGAACCAAGTTGGGAGAGCCCTTGGGGTCCAGGAAGACCAGGATGGCACATTGAGTGCAGCGCCATGAGTGCTCATTACCTGTCTCCGAGATTTGATATTCATGGTGGTGGTGCAGACCTGAAATTCCCGCACCATGAGAATGAGATTGCACAGACATGTGCTGCTTGTGAAGATAGTGGTGTGAGTTATTGGTTACATAACGGACATGTAACCAACAACAATGTGAAGATGGGGAAATCTCTGAACAACTTTTATACGATCAGAGAG ATAACGGCAAAGTATCATCCACTGGCTTTGAGACACTTCTTGATGAGTGCACAGTACCGTTCCCCTCTGAACTATTTGGTGTGGCAGCTAGAGGGTTCATCAGATGACTTTGTGTCGCGGTATTTGCCGGCGTATAAGGCCTATCTTCCAACTCTTTACACGGAAGGACCAAGCGGCTCGGACCCAGACCGTGTCCTTGCGATAGATATCGATGAAGAAAGGAACCCGATACTTGCAAACTGA